A window of Chitinophagales bacterium genomic DNA:
CCTGGCATTGTCCGGTTTGTTTTAATTCTTCTGCAACTTCACAGGGAAGAATATTGAGCAAAAGCTCTTCGCTGCGCTTTCTTTCTATATCACTTCTCTTTTTCTCTTTGCCTATCCGGTTGCGCTGCTTAAAAAATACTCCAGCAAAGAGCAGCACAACTGCAAAGCCACTGACGAATCCGTTACGAACCAGTTTTTGTCTCTGTAATTCTTTCAGAGCTATCGCATCTTTTTTTTCCTGTTCGGCTTTCGCCAATGATTCTTTTTTATCGAAGTCATATTGCATTTGCGATTGCACTAATTTCTTAGTGTTTTCTTCATTGAATAGACTATCACGGTAATTAATGTACAACTTATAGTGTTCCAGAGCCTGTTTAAAATTGCCTTGCGCACTGTCTAACCTAGCCAAACCACCATAACCGTTTTTAATATAATCAGGGCTGCCAATTTTTTTTGAAAGCAATAAGCCTTTATTCAAATAAAGAGAAGCATCACTGTTTTTTTCCTGTTTTGTATATATATTTCCTATCTCGATATAAGCGTCCGCAATGCCGCTGTTATCTTCGATTTTCTCACTGCTCTTTAAATAATCTAAAAAATAATTTAATGCCTTATCGTAATTATTTTCATGCATGTAAACGAGTCCGATATTGTCAAAGGAAAAAGTAATGCCTTGCTGATCCCCGATCTCCTCCTGAATCTTTAAAGCATCAAATTGGTATTTCAATGCTTCGGGATAGTTTGCCTGGTCATCATGAATAATCCCGATGTTGTTGTAAGAAGAAGCGATACCTCTTTTATCACCTACTTCCTGCCGCATTTTTAAAGCTGCTAAATGGTATTTCAAAGCCTGGGGATAATCGCCGTGATTATAATAAGTGCTTCCAATATTATTGTAAGAATTAGCGATGCTTTTTTTGTCCCCGGTTTCTTCCTTAATTTTCAAAGCAGCAAAAAAGTTTTTTAATGCTTCCGGGTAATTGCCCTGGGTGGCATAAATATTCCCTATATTATTATATGAAGCGGTGGCACCCACTTTATTTTTGGTTTCTTCCCTGATTTTTAAGGCCGCAAAATTATTTTTCAATGCTTCAGTATAGTTGCCCTGTTCATCATAAATATTTGCGATGCTGCTGTAAGCCCAGGCTTTTAGGTTCTGGATTTTAGATTTGTCAGTTGCTTTTTCTGAACCGGATAGCTGATCGCATATCT
This region includes:
- a CDS encoding tetratricopeptide repeat protein; this encodes MKTRLLVVVLLVLVVPCFSQKHGQGKIDSLVTLLKTTTQDTAKIKALNAIAYEYRSNDPDTAIYFANEALALATKTNDKTGMVYAYIYKGIATANLGKYGEALKNDTDALKICDQLSGSEKATDKSKIQNLKAWAYSSIANIYDEQGNYTEALKNNFAALKIREETKNKVGATASYNNIGNIYATQGNYPEALKNFFAALKIKEETGDKKSIANSYNNIGSTYYNHGDYPQALKYHLAALKMRQEVGDKRGIASSYNNIGIIHDDQANYPEALKYQFDALKIQEEIGDQQGITFSFDNIGLVYMHENNYDKALNYFLDYLKSSEKIEDNSGIADAYIEIGNIYTKQEKNSDASLYLNKGLLLSKKIGSPDYIKNGYGGLARLDSAQGNFKQALEHYKLYINYRDSLFNEENTKKLVQSQMQYDFDKKESLAKAEQEKKDAIALKELQRQKLVRNGFVSGFAVVLLFAGVFFKQRNRIGKEKKRSDIERKRSEELLLNILPCEVAEELKQTGQCQAKTYSMVTVMFADFKDFTSVSERVSAELLVDEINFCFSAFDNILQKHKVEKIKTVGDSYMCASGLPVLNYTHAFDVVTAAIEIRNFILNRQKEKEAKGEIPFQIRIGIHTGPVVAGIVGVKKFAYDIWGDTVNMASRMESSGEAGKVNISGMTYELVKDKFSCRHRGKIQAKNKGEIDMYFVESII